The stretch of DNA CGACATAAGTGGGTTGTACTTGTTGCCAATGCGCCACGGTCGAACGGAGAAATTGGAGACCTTTCGCCCGAACCCCGCTCTCTATTTAGCCCGCCGCTCGCTCAAGACTACACCGTCGCTGCGCAAACGCCAAACCTGGCCTACTTCATCCACGATCCGGGGATGATACGGCTACCCAACGGAGACCTGCTCTCATTTAGCCCCTGCTGGAAACGGCCATCTCGCGTTGGAAAGGCCGAAGGCGGCTACTTGATTATCACGAAGAGTACGGATGGCGGAGGAACTTGGCGACGATTGCCTGACCTCCCTTACGCCGAGGCGACCCCATTCATCGCCCAGGGCAAACTCTACCTCTTCACCCAGATGAAGCAACACGAGGATGTCTATTTCACTCGGAGCGATGACGGAGGCGAGTCGTGGGCCAAGCCCGTGAAGGTGCTAGAAGGACCTTACTGGAACTGCCAGACTAACTTCGTCGAGAAAGATGGCTACATCTACTGGGTTCTCGACCAACGACATCAAGGCGTCGTGGCCATCGCCGGGGATCTATCGGAAGACCTGCTCGACCCTAAGGCCTGGAGGGCGTCCAATGTTCTTGAAGCGGTCATGACCCCTCCCGAATTCCGCCCCTCGGGGACTCGCCTCTACGCCACAAAAGAACGTGAACGTTTCCACGACTGGAATCTTGAAGGCAACATGATGCTGGTTGGCGACCGCTTGCGTATTGCCGCGAGGGTGAACCCCAGCCCTGGCGACACACCTGGAATTGCGGCGCTCTTTGACCTCACCGACAAAGACGGCCATCTGATCCTCGCGTACGACCAGCACTACCCTTGGCCTGGCGGTCAGAGCAAATTCGCGATCCTGCACGACCCGGTTACGAAGCTCTTTTGGATGACGTGCAACGTGGCGGCTGGGCCTCTCAAGAAAGGTGTGTCCCCCGATCGGCGCTTTTTGATGCTCTACTTCGGGCATGACGGCAAGAACTGGCTGCCGGCGGGGTGTGTCGCTTTCACTGCCACGCCCAGTCAGTCATTCATGTACCCCTCGATGGTGATAGACGGGAATGATCTGGCCATCCTTTCACGTACCGGTAGAGAGTCTGGCCACTTCCATGACGCGAATCTGTCGACCTTTCATCGCGTCAAGGATTTTCGATCACTGGCCTGGTTCTAGCCGGTGGTACAGGTTTCGGCTCCACTCACTTGGCGTTATTGACGCTGTCCGAATGGCGGGAAGATCGCCAAAAACGATCGTATCACGGCGGTAAACTATGCGACTTGAGCACGAGGCCGTCCCCCACGCCCACGACCTCGCCAGCTAGCGCTGCAAGGACTCCGCCACACCTCGCTGTGCCTCAGCGGGGCGTCTCTACTACGCGGTTCGACGCCATGGGCGACCATCGACGGGACGAAGCAGCAGAAAGCTGCCTGCCAAGAACAGAGCTACGCAAAGGCGTCTCGCTACATAAGGTTAGATCGACTTCTGCAAGCGGCTCTTCGGCGCGTTGTGTAGAACGGTAGCTACCGCACTTAAACAAACGATATTATCGCGTATTAATTCTACTACCTCTTTTTCGCTCGCAAAAGTGCGAGCGATTGCGTCAACTTGCGAGATTTTGCGGGTGTTTGCAAACAAGAATAGAAGGGTGTAAGATGCGACGAAACACGTTCATGCAAGGCAGATAGGACTTAATTAAGGGCTGTCTCATAACCTCGAGGTCGTCGCTGTTTGGTTTCCAATCAGCAGGTTTCCGCCGTGCCCAAACTCCTCAGCCGCCCGCCCAAGTACCGCCTCCACAAGAGCACCGGCCAAGCCGTTGTCTCCGTGCATGGCAGGGTCATCCAGCTGGGCCCTTTCGGCTCCGCTAAGAGCCACGCCCGCTACCAGGAAGAGATCGCCAACTGGCGGTCCGCCCGGCAGAAGCGTTGCGTCGAAGAGGCCGCCGAGCCCGAGGTCTCGCTCAAGGAGCTGCAGGCCCGCCGCCTCCGCGGCTACCCCGTTACGATCGACGAGCTGGCCCTGGCGTACCTCGATTTCGCCCGCGGCTACTACAAGAAGAACGGCCGCGTCACCCGCGAGGCCGAGATCATCGGCGACGCGCTCCGCGTCTTGGTCCGCCACCACAGCGGCGAAGCGGCCGACGAGTTCGGCCCGGTGAAGCTCAAGGAAGTCCGCGAGCGGATGATCGACGAGGTCGATTGGTGCCGCAAGCACATCAACAAGCAGGTCTCGCGGCTCACGCGGATGTTCAAATGGGCCGTGTCGAACGAGTTGATTGGCCCGACGGTCTATCAGGCTCTCACCACCGTCCCCGGCCTCAAGCGGGGCCGCAGCGAGGCCCGGGAGACCGGGCCCGTGCTCCCGGTCGATGACGCGGTGGTCGCCCAAACCCTGCCCCACTTGCCGCGGATCGTCGCCGACATGGTCCGCCTGCAGCGGCTCACCGGCATGCGGCCCGGGGAGGTGTGCTCCCTGCGCCCGTGCGACCTCGACCAGTCGGCCGACGTCTGGGTCTACGAGCCCGGCGAGCACAAGATGGAGCACCACGACACCCGCCGGCTGGTGATGATCGGCCCCAAGGCCCAAAAGCTGCTCACGCTGTACCTCGACCGTCACCCGATGGCCCCCTGCTTCCTCGGCGACGAAACCGTCTGGCTCTCCCGGCGTCGCGGCGACGAAGCCGACATGCCGCTCAACAGCGACCTGATGCAGCGAGCCCACCGCTTCGCTATCGGCCGTGGGAAGCTCGAACCCTACAACGTCAACGCCTACCGGATCGCGATCCACCGGGCGTGCGAGAAGGCGGGGCATGCGAAGTGGTCGCCCAACCAGTTGCGGCACACGGCGGCGACGGAGGTGCGAAAGCAGTTTGGATTAGAGGCCGCTCAGGTGATCTGTGGGCATCAGTCGACGGACGTGACGCAGATCTACGCCGAGCGAGACGTGACCTTGGCCAAAGAAGTGGCTCGCTCCGTTGGTTGAGGGCCGCGATCGGCAGCGCCGTGGCTTCCACGGCAACCGTCTCAACGCCAAAAAAGTTGAGCGAACCTGGCCTGGTCAAAGGCGGTCGTGCTTGGCTCTGAACCCTATCCAAAATAGTCAGGAGGTGTGCCATGCGACCTTACATCGAAGGGAGCCCATCGTTTCGAGCCGATGAGCAAGCGACGTCGAGGCTACCCCTCTGAGAGCAAGGTCAAGATCGGCGTCCGCGTCGTCCACGGCGACAAGCTGCTCGAAGAGAAGCTCGGCCGGCGGGACCTCTGCCCGTGCGGGAGCGGCAAACGCTTCAAGCGGTGCTGCCTGAAGCGAGGCCGCTTTTGACGGGTCGCTGCGGGACCACTACTTTTAGGGACGGGTAGACAAACCCTCGCGAGGCCCGCGCCACGCAGGCGCGGGCCTCTTTCGTAGAGCGATCCGAGGCCGGCGCTATGACCAATTGGTTCTCACCACTCTTTGCCGCCGGCTCAGCGCGAGTGCGCCTGTTCGCCCATCTCGGCCGTGAGGCCGCTCGGTCGCCTGTCGTCCGTCAGGTGTTCCAAGAGTACGAACGCCCCAATCTGCACTTGGCGATTGAGGCGGTTCTGGCGAAGTCCCAAGCCCCGTCGCCGATCGGCCTCGTCGAGAGACAGACGAGCGCGACTCTGTCGCAGATCGTCCATTCGACTTTCGGGACGAGCTTTCCCATTGGGCCCGTCGAGTACGTCGATGTCAGCCTGGGTGACGGCGAACGCATCGCCTGCGTGAAGCGTGGGCTTTATTTGACCGCCGACGACGCCGGACGCCCGATTGCGCTATTGATCGCCAGCGACGGGGATTCGTACCCGCCCAAGATCCTCGTTGAGGTGATGGCGAACGAGCGCGCCGTCGCCGAGCAATTCCTCCGTCGCGTCACCGAAGCGGTCCAGCACGGCAAGGCGTATCGCGGCCGTGTCTTCTCGTTGGAACGCAACTGCTACGGCGAGGTCGAGGTCAAGTTCCATCGGCTCCCGGCGATCTCTCGCGAGCAGATCATCCTTCCCAACGAGCTACTGGAACGGATTGAGCGTCATTCGATCAGTTTTTCACGCCACGCCGAACGGCTTCAGAAGTGCGGTAGGCACTTGAAGCGAGGCCTCCTCTTGCACGGCCCCCCGGGGACCGGCAAGACCCTCTGCGCGACGTACTTGGCGACGCGTCTGGAGAACCGCACCGTCATCCTTCTTACCGGAGGAGGAATGGGCTCGATCGAGGCGGCCTGCCATCTCGCGAGGCTGCTCGCCCCGACGACGGTGATTCTAGAAGACGTCGACTTGATTGGCGCCGAGCGGGAAAACCAAACGGTTGGGGCGAACGCGTTGCTCTTCGAGCTGCTCAACCAGATGGACGGTCTCAACGAGGACTGCGACGTCCTCTTCATCCTCACGACTAACCGGCCTGATGTGCTCGAACCCGCTCTGTCGGCGCGGCCCGGTCGGATCGATCAAGCCATTGAGATTCCGCTCCCTGGCGAACCGTGCCGGTCGCGGCTTATTGAACTCTACGCCGAGGGACTAACGCTCGCCATCGACGACCGGTCCGACTTCGTCCGCCGGCTCGAAGGCGCCAGCGCCGCCTTCATCAAGGAACTGCTCCGCAAAGCGGCCGTGCTGTCCGCCGAAGAACACGACGGCCCGGATATCGTCGTGGACTACGGCTGCCTCGACCGGGCGCTCAGTGAACTGCTCGTCGCCGGTGGCTCACTCACACGCACGCTGCTGGGCGCGAAGATTTCTCCGAAAGAGCCCGCCGCCAATTGAACCCGCCATGCTCCTGACCATCTCTACAACGCACCAGCCGGCGGCCGATCTCGGTTACCTGCTGCACAAGCACCCGGACCGCTGTCAGTCGTTTGACCTCAGCTTCGGCGAGGCGCACGTTTTCTACCCGGAAGCGAGCGCGGATCGCTGTGCCGCGTGCTTGCTGCTGGACGTTGATCCGGTCGGGCTGGTGCGGGGCAAGGGCAACTGGAAGAGTGGGCCGCTGGACCAGTATGTCAACGACCGGCCCTACGTCGCGTCGTCGCTGATGAGCGTGGCGATCTCGCAGGTCTTCGGCTCGGCGTTGGCGGGGCGATCAAAGGAGCGTCCCGAATTGCTGGGGACGCCCATCCCGCTGACAGCTCGGATTGACGTGCTGCCCGTTCGTGGGGGTGTGGAGCTGCTGCAGCGGATGTTCGGGCCGCTTGGCTACGAGGTCACCGCCGCGCGGCATCCGCTCGACGAGAAGTTTCCCGAATGGGGAGAAAGCCCTTACTACTCGGTCACGCTTTCGCAGACCACCACCGTCGCCCAGCTGCTTCAGCACCTCTACGTGCTGATCCCAGTCTTCGATGGCAAGAAGCACTATTACATCGGGCCCGATGAGGTCGAGAAGCTGCTCTCGAAGGGACAGTCATGGCTGGCGGACCATCCCGAGCGTGACCTCATTACCCAACGCTACCTGCCTAGGCGATATAGCCTCATCCGCCAAGCGTTGGCGCAGCTTGTTCCCGAAGAAGCGGTCGAGGAGGAAGCCCTTGAGCAAAAAGTTGAGACGAACCAACCGACACCGTCGCAAGAGCGCGAGTTGAGCTTGCACGAACAGCGGCTCGGCGCCGTGCTAGCCGCGATCCGATCGTCGGGAGCCAAACGGGTCGTTGACCTGGGCTGCGGTGAAGGGAAGCTGCTCCGGGAGTTGCTCGCCGACAAGCAGTTTACGGAGATTGTCGGGATGGACGTGTCGGTGCGTTCGCTCGAGATCGCCCATCGGCGATTGAAGCTCGATCGGCTGCCCGAGCGGCAACGGGAGCGGATCCGGCTTATTCACGGAGCCCTAACCTATCGAGACCAGCGGCTCGCCAACTTCGACGCCGCGGCCCTTGTTGAGGTCATCGAGCATCTCGACCCGGCGCGGCTGGCCGCGCTGGAGCGGGTCGTCTTCGAGCACGCGCGGCCACGGACCGTCGTGCTGACGACGCCCAACCGTGATTACAACGTCATCTGGGAATCGCTCGCCGCAGGGGAGATGCGGCATAGCGACCACCGATTCGAGTGGACACGAGCGGAGTTTGAAGCCTGGGCCGGAGGTGTCGCGGAACAGTTTGGATACGCCGTTCGGTATCTGCCGGTCGGTCCCGAGGAGGCAGGCGTTGGTACTCCTTCGCAGATGGCGGTGTTCGAAGTGCTGGGGGTGTCATGAATCAGCTTGATAGTGCCTATGCCGACTACGCCCGCGAACACGGTCTTAACCTCTTCGAGGTTCCGGGCGGTTGGGGCATACGCTTCAGCGACGGCTACGACGTCTATTGGATGCTGCCGGACGAGCGATGGCACTACTTGCAACGGTCCGATGCTACCGGTGATGCGGGTCGTTTGTCCGTACTCGACGAGCGACGCGAGCGTGTTGTCGACGCGATTCGTCGCTACTTGGCAAAGCAGAAGGTAGCCATTCAGCGAATGCCGAACGGAAACTGGCTGTGCATGCGTGAAGGGGCGACGAGCGAATTCTCGGTGGGAGCGAACCTCACACAAGATTTGGTAACTGATTCTGACCTAGTCGCAATCATGCGGCGTGCGTTCGAAGGCACCTACCTGCGTGGTCCGAGTGAACGACGTGCTCAGCGGCACTTGGGGGAGTTCGGTGAGCCGTTCGAGGAGCGGCCGTGGCCGGATGACGAGGAGTCTATTGGTGCGACTTCTGATTCACCGCTCACCGCACTCGGCTGGATGGGGCTCTGCAAAGCCCTGAAGAACGAGTCCAGCTTTGAGTCCCCCGAAGCGTTTGCCGCCGCGGTCGAGCCGAAAGGTCGCATCGGACGGGCACTCTTGAAGGTCGCCCAACGCCTGCCTAGTAGTAAGGCCTCAATGGAGCTGCCGGATGGCTCGATGCTGATTGAGTTCAGCGACGAGTACGACTCGTTCAAGATTGCTCCGAAGTCGCGGGAGCTTCGCGACCTACTTCACGCCATGACTCCAGAGGAGGCCGGCGACCATCTTGCAGACCAGTACGAAAGGCTGAACTCTTCCAGAAGCCGTGTTCTCAAAGCGGTTTTCGGGAGCTTGAGCCAACGTGGATACTACCTCGACTCGAACACGGTGCTGGTCGGCCTGGAGGCCAAGCAAATGGTGGGACGGAACGTTCGAGAGTTCGCCGTGGAGCTTGGGGAAAGCGTCACCAATGCGATCATCGAGTCTGGCGAGGAGGACGCCGTACGCCGAGCTCTCGCTGACGACGAGAAGCTTGCCGACAAAGCCGTCGAACTCCTGGGCAACTCGGGAGACATCTGGCGTCTTGATGAGCGTCCGCTTAGGCCCAAAGTCCCCCCTAAGCGAGAGCTGCCGGTCCCGTCTGCCGAGCAGCTCTCCCTGCTGGATAAGCATGCCGACATGCTCCTCAAGAAGTTTATGGAGTCGGACGACGCCCTGCTCGCCTACGGCAACCCGTTGATGTGGGATGCTCGGTCCGACAGTTGGGCGGACGCCGGTCAGTGGACAGCACTCGCCCAACAGCACGTGCGTGGTGACTACCCTCGTTGCGACGCAGAGATGATTCTCATCGATCACGGCGACTCAGCAGCTCGTAAGC from Botrimarina mediterranea encodes:
- a CDS encoding sialidase family protein encodes the protein MSIPSRRHANFLVVTLIGFILSTGQARGSDTESPVAESPLAVLAPLEWETDALREGARAFLDVDLRFNSVPKELAGKSFLRTHLLGTRKVCLQAGIVYAITPSPTVKEYTQAPALEQLGFRRVESIAEFNAFEGQWEELPCSVYSKEIAEGERIDIPSAQIVLKSYPPEEDVRSVPYKRHKWVVLVANAPRSNGEIGDLSPEPRSLFSPPLAQDYTVAAQTPNLAYFIHDPGMIRLPNGDLLSFSPCWKRPSRVGKAEGGYLIITKSTDGGGTWRRLPDLPYAEATPFIAQGKLYLFTQMKQHEDVYFTRSDDGGESWAKPVKVLEGPYWNCQTNFVEKDGYIYWVLDQRHQGVVAIAGDLSEDLLDPKAWRASNVLEAVMTPPEFRPSGTRLYATKERERFHDWNLEGNMMLVGDRLRIAARVNPSPGDTPGIAALFDLTDKDGHLILAYDQHYPWPGGQSKFAILHDPVTKLFWMTCNVAAGPLKKGVSPDRRFLMLYFGHDGKNWLPAGCVAFTATPSQSFMYPSMVIDGNDLAILSRTGRESGHFHDANLSTFHRVKDFRSLAWF
- a CDS encoding 3' terminal RNA ribose 2'-O-methyltransferase Hen1, coding for MLLTISTTHQPAADLGYLLHKHPDRCQSFDLSFGEAHVFYPEASADRCAACLLLDVDPVGLVRGKGNWKSGPLDQYVNDRPYVASSLMSVAISQVFGSALAGRSKERPELLGTPIPLTARIDVLPVRGGVELLQRMFGPLGYEVTAARHPLDEKFPEWGESPYYSVTLSQTTTVAQLLQHLYVLIPVFDGKKHYYIGPDEVEKLLSKGQSWLADHPERDLITQRYLPRRYSLIRQALAQLVPEEAVEEEALEQKVETNQPTPSQERELSLHEQRLGAVLAAIRSSGAKRVVDLGCGEGKLLRELLADKQFTEIVGMDVSVRSLEIAHRRLKLDRLPERQRERIRLIHGALTYRDQRLANFDAAALVEVIEHLDPARLAALERVVFEHARPRTVVLTTPNRDYNVIWESLAAGEMRHSDHRFEWTRAEFEAWAGGVAEQFGYAVRYLPVGPEEAGVGTPSQMAVFEVLGVS
- a CDS encoding SEC-C metal-binding domain-containing protein, with translation MSKRRRGYPSESKVKIGVRVVHGDKLLEEKLGRRDLCPCGSGKRFKRCCLKRGRF
- a CDS encoding AAA family ATPase, which codes for MTNWFSPLFAAGSARVRLFAHLGREAARSPVVRQVFQEYERPNLHLAIEAVLAKSQAPSPIGLVERQTSATLSQIVHSTFGTSFPIGPVEYVDVSLGDGERIACVKRGLYLTADDAGRPIALLIASDGDSYPPKILVEVMANERAVAEQFLRRVTEAVQHGKAYRGRVFSLERNCYGEVEVKFHRLPAISREQIILPNELLERIERHSISFSRHAERLQKCGRHLKRGLLLHGPPGTGKTLCATYLATRLENRTVILLTGGGMGSIEAACHLARLLAPTTVILEDVDLIGAERENQTVGANALLFELLNQMDGLNEDCDVLFILTTNRPDVLEPALSARPGRIDQAIEIPLPGEPCRSRLIELYAEGLTLAIDDRSDFVRRLEGASAAFIKELLRKAAVLSAEEHDGPDIVVDYGCLDRALSELLVAGGSLTRTLLGAKISPKEPAAN
- a CDS encoding tyrosine-type recombinase/integrase: MPKLLSRPPKYRLHKSTGQAVVSVHGRVIQLGPFGSAKSHARYQEEIANWRSARQKRCVEEAAEPEVSLKELQARRLRGYPVTIDELALAYLDFARGYYKKNGRVTREAEIIGDALRVLVRHHSGEAADEFGPVKLKEVRERMIDEVDWCRKHINKQVSRLTRMFKWAVSNELIGPTVYQALTTVPGLKRGRSEARETGPVLPVDDAVVAQTLPHLPRIVADMVRLQRLTGMRPGEVCSLRPCDLDQSADVWVYEPGEHKMEHHDTRRLVMIGPKAQKLLTLYLDRHPMAPCFLGDETVWLSRRRGDEADMPLNSDLMQRAHRFAIGRGKLEPYNVNAYRIAIHRACEKAGHAKWSPNQLRHTAATEVRKQFGLEAAQVICGHQSTDVTQIYAERDVTLAKEVARSVG